A region of Heliomicrobium gestii DNA encodes the following proteins:
- the rimO gene encoding 30S ribosomal protein S12 methylthiotransferase RimO, producing MDGALFLLRGRAEAILTIKAHITSLGCAKNRVDTEVMMGLLREAGYELTQREEDAQVLLVNTCGFILPAKEESIQTILELARYKETGRCRALLVAGCLPQGYAGELAAELPEVDAFFGPGDVPRVASIVADALGGKRSLEVGRPEFLYDHTMPRVLSTPFHYAYVKVADGCDNRCSYCAIPELRGRFRSRSEESIIQETQSLVDRGIQEALLIAQDTTRFGADRYNEFRLPQLIRNLAPIEGLRWIRLMYCYPSHFTPELIEAMAAEPKVCRYVDLPLQHADDELLQSMNRRASVAEIRRLIQTLRDRLPGLAIRTSFIVGLPGETEEKFQGLLDFLAEMRFDRVGVFTYSREENTPAGQMADQVPEEIKEERYHRAMALQQEISLSIQQEWVGKTLEVLVEEEVAPGIYRGRSEREAPEVDGHIEFRGRQRMVGEWAHVRITAASHYDLMGEAIDEPGE from the coding sequence ATGGATGGCGCGCTATTTCTTTTGCGGGGAAGGGCGGAAGCAATTTTGACGATAAAAGCACATATCACCAGCCTTGGCTGTGCCAAAAACCGTGTCGACACAGAAGTGATGATGGGGTTATTGCGCGAGGCCGGCTATGAATTGACGCAACGAGAAGAAGACGCCCAAGTGTTGCTCGTTAACACCTGCGGTTTTATCCTCCCCGCCAAGGAAGAGTCGATCCAGACCATCCTTGAACTGGCCCGTTACAAAGAGACGGGCCGCTGCCGGGCGTTGCTGGTAGCCGGTTGTCTGCCCCAGGGCTACGCCGGTGAATTGGCGGCCGAACTGCCTGAGGTTGACGCCTTTTTCGGCCCTGGCGATGTGCCGCGCGTAGCGTCCATCGTCGCCGACGCGCTGGGGGGCAAACGCTCTCTGGAAGTGGGAAGACCGGAGTTTTTATACGACCATACCATGCCGCGCGTGCTTTCAACGCCCTTTCATTACGCCTATGTGAAGGTCGCCGATGGCTGTGACAACCGCTGCAGCTATTGCGCCATTCCGGAGTTGCGCGGACGCTTCCGTTCGCGCAGCGAGGAATCGATCATCCAGGAAACGCAAAGCCTTGTCGATCGGGGCATCCAGGAGGCGCTGCTGATCGCCCAGGATACGACCCGTTTCGGCGCTGATCGCTATAACGAGTTTCGTCTGCCCCAGTTGATCCGCAACCTGGCGCCCATCGAGGGGCTGCGGTGGATCCGGCTGATGTACTGTTATCCCTCTCATTTTACGCCGGAACTGATCGAGGCGATGGCCGCCGAGCCGAAGGTCTGCCGCTATGTGGACCTGCCGTTGCAGCATGCAGACGACGAACTTCTACAGTCGATGAACCGGCGCGCCAGCGTTGCCGAAATCCGTCGCCTGATCCAAACCCTGCGGGACCGCCTGCCGGGGCTGGCGATTCGCACCTCTTTCATCGTCGGCCTGCCGGGGGAGACGGAGGAGAAGTTTCAAGGGCTCCTTGATTTTCTCGCAGAGATGCGCTTTGACCGGGTCGGTGTATTTACATACTCCCGGGAAGAAAATACGCCGGCAGGGCAAATGGCCGATCAGGTTCCCGAGGAGATCAAGGAAGAACGCTATCACCGGGCGATGGCCTTACAGCAGGAGATCTCCTTGTCCATTCAACAGGAGTGGGTAGGGAAGACGCTGGAGGTTCTCGTCGAGGAAGAGGTCGCCCCCGGGATTTACCGGGGACGGAGCGAGCGGGAAGCGCCGGAGGTGGACGGCCACATTGAGTTTAGAGGCCGCCAGCGGATGGTGGGGGAGTGGGCCCATGTCCGGATCACCGCTGCCAGCCACTACGACCTGATGGGGGAAGCGATCGATGAACCTGGCGAATAA
- the pgsA gene encoding CDP-diacylglycerol--glycerol-3-phosphate 3-phosphatidyltransferase, producing MNLANKVTLTRILFVPLFMVILFIPEVPHREFVAAAVFILAAVTDGLDGYIARSRKQITRLGTFLDPLADKLLVTAALISLVQLGKLSAWVAVIIVGREFAVTGLRAIVAAEGHTIAASKLGKLKTVFQIVTVVAMLIDEALSIVVPLPITEVILYLTVFFTLWSGVDYFVKAKKYLKNRVEA from the coding sequence ATGAACCTGGCGAATAAGGTCACCCTGACAAGGATCCTTTTTGTCCCCCTCTTTATGGTCATTCTCTTTATCCCTGAGGTGCCTCACCGGGAGTTCGTGGCTGCGGCTGTGTTCATCCTAGCCGCCGTCACCGACGGCTTGGACGGATATATTGCCCGGTCGAGAAAGCAGATCACTCGTCTCGGCACCTTTCTCGATCCCCTGGCCGACAAGCTGCTGGTCACCGCTGCGCTGATCTCCCTTGTCCAGTTGGGAAAGCTGTCGGCTTGGGTGGCCGTGATCATCGTCGGACGGGAATTTGCTGTCACCGGCCTGCGGGCCATCGTGGCGGCGGAAGGCCACACCATCGCGGCGAGCAAGTTGGGCAAGCTGAAAACGGTCTTTCAAATCGTCACCGTCGTGGCCATGTTGATTGATGAGGCGCTCAGCATCGTGGTGCCGCTGCCGATTACGGAGGTCATCCTTTACCTTACCGTCTTCTTCACCCTCTGGTCGGGCGTGGATTATTTTGTGAAAGCCAAGAAGTATCTGAAAAACCGCGTGGAAGCGTGA